Within the Pseudonocardia alni genome, the region TCTGGGTCGTGCTGGTGGCCCCGGTCGCGGCGATCGCCTGGATCCTGCGGGTCCGCACCACCGTGGACCCGGACACGCTGACCGTCCGCAGCGCGTTCTCCTCCCGCACCGTGGACTGGGCCGACGTGCGCGGTCTGCGGATCGGCTCGCGCTCGCGGGTCAGCGCGGTGCTGGGCGAGGACGACGACCTCGTCCTGCCCGCGGTGCACGCGCGCGACCTGCCCGCGCTCTCGGTCGCCAGCGGCGGCCGGTTCGCCGACCCGGCCGCGGTGACCGACCCGGAGGACCCGGCCGAGGGTCACTGACGCCCGTCGCGGGGCGTACGGTTGCGGGCGATCGGCCCGCCGGCCGGCGGGACGCGACCCGCCCCGCCGCCGTCGCGCCGCACCCCCCGGCGGCTCGTGCCCACGCTTCGCGACGCGCCCACCGGGGTCCCTCAGGAACCACCACGGAAGACCCGGCTGGAGAAGACCGATGCCCGCCCTGCGTTCCCGCGTCACCACCCACGGCCGCAACGCCGCCGGAGCGCGTTCGCTCTGGCGCGCTACCGGCATGGGCG harbors:
- a CDS encoding PH domain-containing protein, with amino-acid sequence MSSTDDRAVPADPTSAEPQSAPGASQQVDGELAWTPRVRDEGRKLRVGSRALVFTPSRLTIFAILVAVVGSTPLVFSLPWFWVVLVAPVAAIAWILRVRTTVDPDTLTVRSAFSSRTVDWADVRGLRIGSRSRVSAVLGEDDDLVLPAVHARDLPALSVASGGRFADPAAVTDPEDPAEGH